From the Huiozyma naganishii CBS 8797 chromosome 2, complete genome genome, one window contains:
- the UTP21 gene encoding rRNA-processing protein UTP21 (similar to Saccharomyces cerevisiae UTP21 (YLR409C); ancestral locus Anc_4.275) — translation MTELGKRRKLENLRKPVQGSKVFSPFRVVGNVSNGLPFAVGTLGSTYYIVSSVGKSFQIYDANNLHLLFVSEEETSSSITALAAHFHYVYAAFGNCVGVYKRGIQEFLIELESNTATIRNICVFGDYMCLSTDENVVYVYKKNSRKDNFSTEFYTKFQITELQGGDIVSLKHLATYLNKLIVVTKNNILLFNIRSGKLLYTSTDFPDQISAVECAPVLDILAVGTTTGEVLMFNVRKGRTIRTLKLTTAAVSTISFRTDGSPHLCVGTSTGDLIFYDLNRKTRIHVMKGVHSESYGGVTHTSFLNGQPIVVTSGADNTLKEFVFDPSLSQNEGEVVVQPPRFLRGRGGHSLPPSCIAFADDESHFILSASRDRSLWGFSLRKDAQSHELSQRLQKKQDGGETRRSHNEGKFPEIIAMTIENSRLGDWENVITAHKGEKSARTWDMRAKRVGRWTFDTIDGGFAKSVALSHCGNFGFVGSSNGSIVIYNMQSGILRKQYKLHKRSVTGIALDGMNRKMVSCGLDGVVGFYDFNKSSLLGKLQLDAPITSMVYHNSSDLFAVALDNLSIVVIDAVTQRIVRQLWGHSNRITSFDFSQDGRWIVSASLDSTLRTWDLPTGGCIDGVVLDNVATNVKMSANGDYLATTHVSGNGVCIWTNRAQFKAIPIRNIDEDQFARATLPNASATGNSSMLAGALDDEDVTVKEQHLGEYESVDQIDKDMLTLSLGPRNKVNTLLNLNTIKKRSKPIEPPKKPEQAPFFLRLAGAGVGDDASGREGIAYETPEQIQEKQLKESAKVSAEDRLNAFKPSGRMGFESKFTRLLREGNEKANYTEFLAELVALPVNAIDLEIRSLNAFEPFTEIVWFIESLTEGLNTKQNFELYEAFMSLLFKIHGDVIHGNNSNVGISAALKEWANSHKHNDKLDELVKYCSGVINFVSTS, via the coding sequence ATGACAGAATTGGGCAAAAGGAGAAAATTAGAGAACCTGAGGAAACCGGTTCAAGGTTCGAAGGTCTTCTCTCCGTTCCGGGTGGTTGGTAACGTCAGCAATGGTCTTCCCTTCGCAGTCGGTACGCTGGGATCAACTTACTACATTGTCAGCAGTGTCGGCAAAAGTTTCCAGATATACGACGCTAACAATCTGCATCTCCTGTTTGTatctgaagaggaaacatcCAGTTCCATAACTGCCTTGGCGGCGCACTTCCACTACGTGTACGCTGCGTTTGGTAACTGTGTTGGTGTCTACAAACGTGGGATTCAAGAGTTTTTGATTGAATTGGAATCGAATACAGCCACTATACGGAACATATGTGTTTTTGGTGATTATATGTGCCTCTCAACTGATGAGAATGTTGTTTACGtctacaagaagaactcgcGGAAGGACAACTTTTCAACGGAATTTTACACTAAATTTCAGATCACGGAACTACAAGGTGGAGATATAGTGTCCTTGAAGCATTTGGCGAcgtatttgaacaaattgattGTTGTGACGAAGAACAATATTTTACTTTTCAACATTCGTAGCGGCAAACTGTTGTATACCTCCACAGACTTCCCAGATCAGATATCTGCCGTGGAATGTGCACCAGTGCTCGATATCTTGGCGGTGGGTACAACTACAGGTGAGGTGCTCATGTTCAATGTCAGAAAGGGTAGAACTATTCGTACCCTTAAACTGACCACTGCTGCCGTTTCCACTATTTCCTTTAGGACCGACGGATCGCCACATCTCTGTGTTGGTACCTCGACTGGTGATCTGATTTTCTATGATTTGAATCGTAAAACGCGTATCCATGTTATGAAAGGCGTGCACAGTGAATCTTATGGTGGTGTCACTCATACCTCCTTCCTGAATGGTCAGCCCATAGTGGTTACATCTGGTGCTGACAACACCTTGAAGGAGTTTGTCTTTGATCCATCGTTATCGCAAAATGAGGGCGAGGTTGTTGTCCAACCTCCAAGATTTTTGCGAGGGAGGGGTGGTCACTCGCTACCGCCCTCATGTATTGCATTTGCAGATGATGAATCTCATTTTATCTTATCCGCCTCTAGGGATAGATCTTTGTGGGGCTTTTCGTTAAGAAAGGACGCTCAAAGCCACGAATTATCCCAAAGACTCCAAAAGAAGCAAGATGGGGGGGAGACTCGGCGGTCGCACAATGAAGGAAAGTTCCCTGAAATCATTGCTATGACCATAGAAAACTCGAGGCTGGGAGACTGGGAAAATGTGATCACCGCCCATAAAGGTGAGAAGTCAGCAAGAACTTGGGATATGAGAGCCAAGAGAGTCGGTAGATGGACTTTTGATACAATAGATGGCGGCTTTGCTAAGTCGGTTGCCCTTTCGCACTGTGGTAACTTTGGTTTTGTTGGTTCTTCCAACGGTAGTATAGTCATTTACAACATGCAGAGTGGTATCCTTAGGAAACAGTACAAACTGCACAAGAGGTCTGTTACAGGTATTGCTTTGGATGGCATGAACCGTAAGATGGTCTCTTGTGGTCTAGATGGTGTTGTCGGGTTTTACGACTTCAACAAATCTAGTCTACTAGGTAAGTTGCAACTAGACGCTCCAATCACTTCCATGGTGTATCATAATTCCTCCGATTTGTTTGCCGTAGCACTTGATAATTTATCCATTGTTGTCATTGACGCTGTCACACAGAGAATTGTCCGTCAATTATGGGGGCACAGTAACAGAATAACGTCATTTGATTTTTCACAGGACGGTCGCTGGATTGTATCAGCGTCGCTCGATTCTACATTGAGAACCTGGGACTTGCCTACGGGTGGCTGTATTGATGGTGTGGTTCTCGACAACGTTGCCACAAATGTTAAAATGTCCGCCAATGGGGACTATTTGGCCACCACACACGTTTCCGGGAATGGGGTTTGTATATGGACCAACAGAGCACAATTCAAAGCTATCCCCATCAGAAATATTGATGAAGACCAATTTGCTAGGGCGACATTACCGAACGCATCTGCGACAGGCAATAGTTCGATGTTGGCTGGTGCATtggatgatgaagatgttACCGTGAAGGAACAACACTTGGGTGAGTATGAGTCGGTCGATCAAATTGATAAAGATATGCTCACTCTCTCGTTAGGGCCAAGGAACAAGGTCAATACACTTCTGAACTTGAACACTATAAAGAAAAGATCTAAACCTATAGaaccaccaaaaaaaccAGAACAAGCTCCATTTTTCTTACGGTTAGCTGGTGCAGGTGTTGGCGATGATGCCTCTGGAAGGGAGGGAATTGCATACGAAACGCCTGAACAAATTCAGGAAAAACAATTGAAAGAATCAGCTAAGGTGTCTGCTGAGGATCGTTTAAATGCATTCAAGCCAAGTGGACGCATGGGATTCGAGTCTAAATTCACCAGGCTATTGAGAGAAGGTAACGAAAAGGCGAATTACACTGAATTTCTTGCCGAGTTGGTTGCCCTTCCTGTTAATGCTATTGATTTGGAAATAAGGTCTTTGAACGCATTTGAACCGTTCACTGAGATTGTCTGGTTTATCGAATCGTTAACAGAGGGCCTAAATACAAagcaaaattttgaactATACGAGGCGTTTATGTCTTTACTGTTCAAGATTCACGGCGACGTTATTCACGGTAACAACTCAAACGTGGGTATATCTGCCGCATTAAAAGAATGGGCGAATTCTCACAAGCATAATGATAAGTTAGACGAGCTTGTGAAATACTGTTCGGGTGTGATCAACTTTGTCTCGACTTCCTAA
- the GAG1 gene encoding Gag1p (similar to Saccharomyces cerevisiae YLR407W; ancestral locus Anc_4.272), with product MVDDKKIDDMFDSEVTPTLTGSPPSKLKKLDYRKKSSTALSKFAKRTELNLVATATTRDSVTTLSGSTPSAAHEIKLTDEVTQDDELHTVPNTRDSRDGSSSGGVHSSVPTSESSMAPVSFDNYDAVMECQRLREKVGEPFCSADQIWAERRDLWTKKTIAQVDESNREMFNKIPEQYYHRIYQKLIMDDRPLKDPLNLEDIMKVINSGWKETKTWDNAARGKG from the coding sequence ATGGTCGATGATAAGAAGATCGACGATATGTTTGACAGCGAGGTCACACCTACATTAACGGGTTCACCGCCTTCCAAGCTAAAAAAACTGGACTATCGCAAGAAAAGTAGTACTGCCTTGTCCAAGTTTGCAAAGAGGACAGAGTTGAACTTGGTGGCTACGGCTACCACAAGGGATAGTGTGACTACTCTGTCAGGATCAACACCGTCTGCAGCCCACGAGATAAAACTGACAGACGAGGTTACTCAGGACGACGAGCTTCACACGGTCCCCAATACAAGAGATTCACGTGATGGATCCTCATCTGGTGGTGTGCATTCTTCTGTGCCTACTTCTGAGTCAAGTATGGCACCAGTATCGTTTGATAACTACGACGCAGTCATGGAGTGTCAAAGACTCCGAGAAAAAGTAGGCGAACCCTTTTGCAGTGCTGATCAGATATGGGCAGAGAGGAGAGACCTTTGGACCAAGAAAACCATTGCACAGGTGGATGAAAGTAATAGAGAAATGTTTAATAAGATTCCAGAACAGTACTACCATCGAATCTATCAAAAGTTGATTATGGATGATAGACCATTGAAAGATCCCCTCAACCTCGAAGATATCATGAAAGTGATAAACTCGGGCTGGAAAGAGACGAAAACGTGGGATAATGCAGCAAGAGGTAAAGGTTAG
- the BLS1 gene encoding Bls1p (similar to Saccharomyces cerevisiae YLR408C; ancestral locus Anc_4.273) codes for MKYSNSELRRLLNHVITSKKDTELAKTLKEIESNRDYIDNVQLPKLLKLHDHSFKAKCVDPMFDLYEKHCPILEHDANIQNRTALVDRDLRVIEMTLALIKSGKETKKQP; via the coding sequence ATGAAGTACAGCAACAGCGAACTGAGACGGTTGCTCAACCATGTCATCACATCCAAGAAGGATACTGAGCTAGCTAAAACCTTGAAAGAAATAGAATCCAACAGAGACTACATAGATAACGTCCAGTTGCCAAAACTGCTAAAATTGCACGACCACTCGTTCAAAGCAAAATGTGTGGATCCAATGTTTGACCTGTATGAAAAGCATTGTCCCATACTTGAGCATGATGCAAATATACAGAATAGAACCGCATTAGTGGACCGAGATTTGCGAGTGATAGAGATGACACTGGCGTTAATCAAAAGTGGTAAAGAAACGAAGAAACAGCCATAA